The Dehalococcoidia bacterium DNA segment ATAGAGCCTGAATTGATCCCTGGTGAGATAGCCCTTAATCGCTTCAGGTTCCCGCCCTATCGAGGTAGGCCGGATAGCCTCGTGGGCCTCCTGAGCGCCCTTCGCCTTCTTGCTGAAGATACGAGGGCGGGTTGGCATGAACTTAGCGCCATATTTTCCCCTGATATATGTGCGCGTTTCCTCCAGTGCTGTGGGGGCCACCCTGACCGAATCGGTGCGCATGTAAGTAATCAGTCCTACCGATCCCTCTTTACCTATTGACAGGCCTTCGTAGAGCTGCTGAGCGAGAGCCATGGTGCGCTTGGCGCTGAGACGAAGTTTGCGCCACCCCTCCTGCTGCAGGGTGCTGGTGGTGAAAGGTGGCGCTGGATGGCGAGCCACATCCTTTTTCCGCACCTGTGCCACGGTGTAGCTTGCATGCTTGAGCTGGGAGACAATCCTTTCCGCCTCCTCGCTGCTTCCAATATCGATCTTCTTGCCATCGACAGAACCGATAAGAGTAGCGGTAAAGCCCTCTTTTGTGGCAACCTTTTCAAGCTGGGCATCGATGGACCAGTACTCCTGTGGTATGAAGCTCTCGATCTCCCGTTCCCGGTCAACGATCATTCTCAAGGCCACCGATTGTACCCTTCCTGCCGAAAGCCCGCGTCTAACCTTCTGCCCCAGGAGAGGGCTTATCTTATAGCCAACCAGTCTGTCTAGGATGCGGCGCGCCTGCTGGGCATGAACCATGTCCATGTCGATATCCCTGGGGTGGCGAAAGGCTTCGGCCACTGCATCCACGGTGAGTTCATGGAAAACCACCCGCTTAACTGTCATACTGTCCAGCTTAGCTGCATGAACCAGATGCCAGGAAATGGCCTCACCCTCTCGATCGGGGTCGGTGGCGAGGAATATCGCAGTAGTCCCCTTTGCTGACTCCTTTATTTCCTTTATCACCGCTCTCTTCTCATGGGGAACCTCATACCTGGGGGTGAAGCCCCTTTTTACATCAACCCCCAAACTCTTCTTGGGCAGATCTCGCACGTGTCCCACCGAGGCTTTCACGCTATAGCTGCTACCCAGCATCTTGCTGACCGTCCTGGCTTTAGCTGGAGATTCGACGATGACTAAATTTTTCGCCACTATTCCACCCTAATCCGGTAGTCCGCCCTGGCCTCACGGGCAATGATATAGTTCATACCGCCAACCTGCTTTACCATTCCTTTAAGCTCCATCATAGACAAGGCGCTCGAGACTGTAGCGATAGGGAGGCGTGACTGGTGTCCCACCTCATCGATATGGGTTGGCTCCGGGGAGAGGTTTCGCAATATCTGCAAAATTATGGACTCGGTCTCCGTGGCGGGGACGATCTCCTTCACCTCAATTTGTTGCACTGCCATTGTGAGGTTGAGCTCCTCAAGTATATCATTAGCCCCACTCACCAGCTTGGCCCCCTCCTGTATCAATCGGTTGGTTCCCCGGCTCACTGCGGATAGCACGCTCCCGGGGATGGCGAAGACCTCGCGGTTTTGCTCAAGAGCGTGGCCTGCGGTGATCAGGGCGCCGCTTACTTCCCCAGCCTCCACTACTAAAACCCCAAGGCTTAGCCCGCTCATGATCCTGTTTCTCAGGGGGAAGTTCTCTCGCCTGGGAGTGGTGCCCAGGGGAAATTCGCTTATAAGCGCCCCGTTCTCCATAATCTGGCGTGCCAGTTTCACGTGCTCTCTAGGATAGACGATATCCAGGCTGCAGCCGAAGACTGCGATGCTCCGCCCCCCGGAATCCAGGGCAGCGCGGTGAGCGGTGGCATCGATCCCTTTAGCCAGGCCGCTAACGATGGTGATCCTGTTTCGCGCCAGATCACCCACGATCTGTTCGGCAACCTCCCTCCCGTAGTAAGTAGGGCGGCGGGTGCCTACCACTGCCAGGCACCAATCATCCTCAGGGGCAAGGTTTCCCCTAATATAGAGCACCGGGGGAGGGTCGTATATCTCCTTCAGTCTGGAGGGGTAGGCCTCATCTTTAATGGTGAGCACAGTTACCTTGTAACGCTCCAGCTTCTCCATCTCGGCATCGAGGGAGATCTTGGGGCGATTTGATATGACCGCCTCGATGGAGCGGCTGTCCAGCCCGGCTGTCTCGAGCTCGGTGGCACTTGCCTGCCAGGCACGCTCAAGCTTACCGAAATACTGCTCAAGTCGTGAGAGCCTGACCCGCCCGATCCCCGGAATCAGGGTGAAACCTACCCAGTACTTTGTATCGCTCATAAGTTAGATTATTGTAGCACAGTCATTGGAGCAAGCCAAATACCCCTGCGATACGAAGCAGGGGTATTTGAGTAGTTAGTGCTATTGGTGGGGAATAATAACGGGTTTTATTGAAGATAGCCTAATGGCCGGCGCGAGGTCTGTTTCAGTTTGGCGAAGTAGTCCTTGTTTTCTGCCTCCCACCTCTTGATTATGTCGCGCCCCATATGCCTGAGGCCAACATCCATCCACCGCCCCCTGAGGAACAGTTTGGTCATGTTGACCCGCGAATAGTACTTTTTTAGGGCTTGCAGTGTTTGTCGCTGCATCTCCACGGGCGATAGATTATCAGGCAAGTGGACCACGTGGCCGCCATCGAATAGTTGCCAGTCGCTGGGAAACTTGTCGGTGATAAATCGACCGCTGCTCTTTACTGCGTTATGAAGCTTGCTGCCTATAATGGGGACCAGAATACAAAGCTGTAGGCTGTCTACTCCTAGTCTATGGTAGATGTCGGTATAGCCGTCCGATATGAACATACCGTGCACTTTTATGCCATACTTGTGTAGCATCTTGATGCAGAAACTGATGTCCTCCGGGGTTTGTTTCTTATTGTATTTCTTCAGCACCTCCGGGTTTACCGACTCGAAGCCGATACACAGTTGATTACAGTTTGCCCTGGCCATCAGTTCCACCAGTTCCTCATCCTTGGCCACATCTGCCCTGACCTGCGCTATCCACTTAGGGGTTATCTTATTCTCGATCATCTTCTCTAGCAGGTCCTTTGTTCTGGCCTTATTTGCATCGAAATTGTCATCGTAAAAGAAAATGCGCCGGTGCTCGAACCGTGATATCTCTTCAATAACGCTATCCGTAGAGCGGTAGCGGTATTTCCTGCCGAACATAGCGGTGACGGAGCAGAAGGTGCAGTCAAAGGGACAGCCCCTCGATGTAGAAACCGGGGTGATCTGCATGCGTTTCTTATTAGTATTTATCCCGTCAACTATGGAGAAATCGGGAAAGGGCAGAGTATCAAGATTCTCCAGCGGGCTGCCAGTGATAATCTTCTCCCCGCCATTACTGACCAGATCACATATTACTGACTCCGCTTCCCCGGTTACCACGTGATCAGCGTATTGGGCTGCCTCCTCGGGGACAAACGTAGCATGGCTGCCGCCGATGATCACCCTTCCCCTGGGATTGAGCTGCCTGAATCTCTCGGCTATCTCATAGCCGTGGGGGGCGGTGGCCGTTATCATTGATAATCCTAAGACATCCGAGTCTTTGATCCGGGAATAGTCGATCTCCTTCATGTTCTCGTTGTAGACGGTTACGTCGTGACCCTCGTTTTTAAGTATGGTACCGAGGTATATGGGTCCGAGCAGTGGCAGGTATTTAATAAAAGCGCTGTAGAAATTGTAGAAAGGGGTCTTTGGCTCAATGAAGGAGATCTTCATATTTTCCTCCAGGTACTTTGCTGAATTGGTGCATTATAACACAGTACTAACTCGCAGGCAAATTCCCTTTTTATACCGCTCGATACGCTGTGCCAGTTATATCTCTTCATTATATATAGGGGCATAATCAAACGACCTTTCATTGTGATATATAAGAGCATAGCCTAATTTAATCATATGAAGAAACGCGGTGGTTTTGAATTAGCTTCTGGTTTCATCTCAGCGGCTATAGAGGTCAAAAAACAGCGGAGAGGGTGGGATTCGAACCCACGGTCGCCAAAGGCGACACGCGCTCTCCAGGCGCGCCTGATCGGCCACTCCAGCACCTCTCCGAAAAAGGAGCAATACCGCTTGCTGTAGCTAGTGCGGAAAAAGCGGAGAGGGTGGGATTCGAACCCACGCTCGCTAAAAGCGAGACCGCTTTTCGAGAGCGGCACCATCAACCACTCGGACACCTCTCCTAGCTTCAGATTCTACCTCAAAACTACCCGTCTGGGCAAGTTTGCTAACATTTTGCTAACGGATCCCGATTAATGATACTTCAATTGGAGCTTCTTGCAGACCCTCCTCGAACCGGCGGGCTGCGGCTTCTTGTAGTCCAGGTAGCACGTGGGAATATGTGTCAAGCGTTATAGATATCGAGCTGTGCCCCAATCGTTCTTGGACGATTTTGGGGTGAATTCCCTGGCGCAGCAAGATTGTAGCGTGAGCATGCCGCAGGTCGTGTAGCCTAATGTCGTATAGTCCAACTAGCCGTGCTATTGAGGACAAGGCTCTAGTGACACTGTTGGGTCTAATAGGTTTACCATCCGGGTGTGAAAACACCAAGTCTGTTGGTGCCAGGGTTTTTCCAAGTGATTTTTGAACATTTTCTTGCGTTGCCCTGTGTTCTCGAAGCAGGATTGCCAGCGATGGGGGTAGTGCTATCTGGCGGCGGCCCCGTTTAGTCTTAGGTTCCCTAAATATATATTCTCCGGTACGAAGCTGTTGTAGCGTTTGTACAACAGACAGCGTGGCAAGGTCCAAATAAACGTCACACCAGCGTAGGCCTAGCAGTTCACCTCTGCGTAGGCCAGTATATAGGGCTGTAAAGAAAATGGGATGATATGGTGTGCCTCTGGATGCTTCTACTAGCAGGCGCGCTTCGCTTGGGCCCAGTACAGCCGCTTCCTTGTTCCTTGGACGAGGCGGGTCAACAGCCTCGGCTACGTTCCGAATAAGGACACCCTGCCTTACGCCGTGCTTCAAGGCCTCATAAAGTATCCTGTGATGTTTGAGGACTGTTCGTGCTGAAAGCCCTCCTTTACCATCTCGTCTTCCCGACTCTAAGGCGTCCGCGTAGTATTTTTGGATGTGTCGGGGCTGCAAATTCGGTAGCGGGATCGATCCTAGTGCTGGAATAAGGTGCCCTCGCACGATTTCCTCATAGCGCTCACGGGTCTTGGGTGCGGTATTTATGGCCACATAGCCCTGAAGCCACTGCTGTAGATATTCTGCGACTGTTAAACGATTGGGCTTCACATATGTGCCCTTGTCCAGGCCGACTAGCATCTCACGCATCGCTTGCTCGGCGTCCCTCTTGGTGCCTCTGACGGTGTGCCACTGCTGGCAACGTTTTCCCGTCTCAGGGTCTCGACCCACGTCAATCACGATGGCCCATGAACCTTTAGTGCGTTGTCGTATGTGTCCCCTCATTGCTTATCTC contains these protein-coding regions:
- the topA gene encoding type I DNA topoisomerase, with the translated sequence MAKNLVIVESPAKARTVSKMLGSSYSVKASVGHVRDLPKKSLGVDVKRGFTPRYEVPHEKRAVIKEIKESAKGTTAIFLATDPDREGEAISWHLVHAAKLDSMTVKRVVFHELTVDAVAEAFRHPRDIDMDMVHAQQARRILDRLVGYKISPLLGQKVRRGLSAGRVQSVALRMIVDREREIESFIPQEYWSIDAQLEKVATKEGFTATLIGSVDGKKIDIGSSEEAERIVSQLKHASYTVAQVRKKDVARHPAPPFTTSTLQQEGWRKLRLSAKRTMALAQQLYEGLSIGKEGSVGLITYMRTDSVRVAPTALEETRTYIRGKYGAKFMPTRPRIFSKKAKGAQEAHEAIRPTSIGREPEAIKGYLTRDQFRLYELIWKRMVSSQMSPAILDTTAVDIEAMGGKSQKPYLLRATSSTMKFPGFTILYSEGKDEAEVEKEKSPLPELARDEPLKLLGLLPEQHFTQPPHRYTAATLVKSLEEKGIGRPSTYAPTIATVQERGYVEQDSGRFYPTELGLLVSDMLCQHFPDIVDFGFTAQMEKGLDRIAQGEREWVPFLEEFYDPFEKALQAAKEKMERVKIADQPTDEICTLCGRPMVIKLGRYGRFIACSGYPECKNTKPLLVKIGVACPKCGSELVVRQSRKKRTFYGCSGYPDCDFTSGGRPISQPCPECGGLLVMRGKTMARCTKCEFSSRADGLEREALKV
- the dprA gene encoding DNA-processing protein DprA, yielding MSDTKYWVGFTLIPGIGRVRLSRLEQYFGKLERAWQASATELETAGLDSRSIEAVISNRPKISLDAEMEKLERYKVTVLTIKDEAYPSRLKEIYDPPPVLYIRGNLAPEDDWCLAVVGTRRPTYYGREVAEQIVGDLARNRITIVSGLAKGIDATAHRAALDSGGRSIAVFGCSLDIVYPREHVKLARQIMENGALISEFPLGTTPRRENFPLRNRIMSGLSLGVLVVEAGEVSGALITAGHALEQNREVFAIPGSVLSAVSRGTNRLIQEGAKLVSGANDILEELNLTMAVQQIEVKEIVPATETESIILQILRNLSPEPTHIDEVGHQSRLPIATVSSALSMMELKGMVKQVGGMNYIIAREARADYRIRVE
- a CDS encoding radical SAM protein yields the protein MKISFIEPKTPFYNFYSAFIKYLPLLGPIYLGTILKNEGHDVTVYNENMKEIDYSRIKDSDVLGLSMITATAPHGYEIAERFRQLNPRGRVIIGGSHATFVPEEAAQYADHVVTGEAESVICDLVSNGGEKIITGSPLENLDTLPFPDFSIVDGINTNKKRMQITPVSTSRGCPFDCTFCSVTAMFGRKYRYRSTDSVIEEISRFEHRRIFFYDDNFDANKARTKDLLEKMIENKITPKWIAQVRADVAKDEELVELMARANCNQLCIGFESVNPEVLKKYNKKQTPEDISFCIKMLHKYGIKVHGMFISDGYTDIYHRLGVDSLQLCILVPIIGSKLHNAVKSSGRFITDKFPSDWQLFDGGHVVHLPDNLSPVEMQRQTLQALKKYYSRVNMTKLFLRGRWMDVGLRHMGRDIIKRWEAENKDYFAKLKQTSRRPLGYLQ
- a CDS encoding tyrosine-type recombinase/integrase, which translates into the protein MRGHIRQRTKGSWAIVIDVGRDPETGKRCQQWHTVRGTKRDAEQAMREMLVGLDKGTYVKPNRLTVAEYLQQWLQGYVAINTAPKTRERYEEIVRGHLIPALGSIPLPNLQPRHIQKYYADALESGRRDGKGGLSARTVLKHHRILYEALKHGVRQGVLIRNVAEAVDPPRPRNKEAAVLGPSEARLLVEASRGTPYHPIFFTALYTGLRRGELLGLRWCDVYLDLATLSVVQTLQQLRTGEYIFREPKTKRGRRQIALPPSLAILLREHRATQENVQKSLGKTLAPTDLVFSHPDGKPIRPNSVTRALSSIARLVGLYDIRLHDLRHAHATILLRQGIHPKIVQERLGHSSISITLDTYSHVLPGLQEAAARRFEEGLQEAPIEVSLIGIR